A DNA window from Desulfurellaceae bacterium contains the following coding sequences:
- a CDS encoding glycoside hydrolase family 25 protein codes for MGKWRRVGAERNSPTGSGLARPALRVLLIGVGGLALVGTLLSGGAWLYLTGVWIPNTPSRAAYPIRGLDVSHHQGRIDWPTVVATGVDFVYMKATEGGDWIDRQFVRNWTETGRLGLRRGAYHFFTLRTPGAKQAAHFVATVPHEAAALPPAVDLEFSGNSKARPTPDQFRRELEAFLDRLEQAYQTRPVIYTTYDFHDAYLQGLPLERIWVREVLMAPRGVFHNRWTFWQYSARGRVAGISGRVDLNVFAGNRHAFDALIHQPYAPGEKGSGYEIRYRSHQPGGVH; via the coding sequence ATGGGCAAGTGGCGTCGCGTAGGGGCTGAGCGCAACAGCCCGACCGGATCGGGCCTGGCCCGGCCTGCGCTGCGCGTGCTGTTGATAGGGGTCGGCGGCTTGGCCTTGGTCGGCACGCTGCTGAGCGGCGGCGCGTGGCTCTATCTGACCGGGGTGTGGATCCCGAATACGCCGAGCCGGGCCGCCTATCCCATCCGCGGGCTCGATGTCTCCCATCACCAGGGCCGCATCGACTGGCCGACGGTCGTCGCAACCGGGGTGGACTTCGTGTACATGAAAGCCACCGAGGGGGGCGACTGGATCGACCGCCAGTTTGTCCGCAACTGGACCGAAACGGGCCGGCTGGGTCTCAGACGCGGCGCCTACCATTTCTTCACCCTGCGCACGCCCGGCGCAAAACAGGCCGCCCACTTTGTGGCCACCGTTCCTCACGAGGCCGCAGCCCTGCCCCCGGCGGTCGATCTCGAGTTCAGCGGCAACTCAAAGGCACGCCCCACGCCGGACCAGTTCCGACGCGAACTGGAGGCGTTTCTGGACCGTCTCGAACAGGCGTATCAGACCCGACCCGTAATCTACACCACGTACGATTTTCACGACGCCTATCTCCAGGGGCTGCCGCTCGAGCGGATATGGGTCAGAGAGGTGCTGATGGCACCGCGCGGCGTCTTCCACAACCGCTGGACCTTTTGGCAGTACAGTGCTAGGGGCAGGGTGGCCGGTATCAGCGGCCGGGTTGACCTGAACGTCTTTGCCGGTAATCGACACGCCTTTGACGCCCTCATACACCAGCCATACGCACCCGGGGAGAAAGGAAGCGGCTATGAAATTCGGTATCGTTCCCATCAACCTGGGGGAGTTCATTGA
- a CDS encoding 3'(2'),5'-bisphosphate nucleotidase CysQ has translation MTHQLEREKTTAVAAAQAAGTVIRAVYETKYRVDYKRNDSPVTVADRQANHRIHQIIQHAFPHDGWLSEETIDSPDRLSKRRVWVVDPLDGTKEFIDKVPEFAVSIGLIEDGQPLLGVIYYPALDELVWAARDQGAWRRTGDTSDTRLRVSPTERLAEATVLSSRSETKRGEWRPFQSLFRARPAGGMAHKLATVAKGEADATFTLVPKNEWDLCAGAVLIEEAGGLLTTLGDKPVVFNQATTLLQGLVASNRLLHPQLMAVVTPRLGQRHRAETRR, from the coding sequence ATGACACATCAGCTGGAGCGTGAAAAAACCACCGCCGTGGCCGCCGCCCAGGCGGCCGGGACGGTCATTCGGGCGGTGTATGAAACGAAATACCGCGTGGACTACAAACGTAACGACAGCCCGGTCACGGTTGCCGACCGTCAGGCCAACCACCGCATCCACCAGATCATCCAGCACGCCTTTCCGCACGACGGCTGGCTGTCGGAAGAAACCATCGACTCCCCGGACCGGCTGTCGAAACGCCGCGTGTGGGTTGTTGATCCGCTCGACGGGACCAAGGAGTTTATTGACAAAGTCCCCGAGTTTGCCGTCTCGATCGGCCTGATCGAGGACGGCCAGCCGCTGCTGGGCGTCATCTACTACCCGGCCCTGGACGAGTTGGTGTGGGCCGCGCGCGACCAGGGCGCCTGGCGCCGAACGGGTGACACGAGCGACACGCGGCTGCGCGTCAGCCCCACCGAGCGCCTGGCCGAGGCCACGGTGCTGTCCAGCCGCTCGGAGACAAAACGGGGTGAATGGCGGCCGTTTCAATCTCTTTTCCGCGCCCGGCCCGCAGGCGGGATGGCGCACAAGCTGGCCACCGTGGCCAAGGGCGAGGCCGATGCGACCTTTACCCTGGTGCCCAAGAACGAGTGGGACCTGTGTGCGGGTGCCGTGCTGATCGAAGAGGCCGGCGGTCTGCTCACCACGCTGGGCGACAAGCCGGTGGTGTTCAACCAGGCCACCACCCTGCTGCAAGGGCTGGTGGCCAGCAACCGGCTCCTCCACCCCCAGCTCATGGCCGTGGTGACGCCCCGTCTGGGTCAGCGCCACCGGGCGGAAACGCGGCGCTGA
- a CDS encoding sulfurtransferase produces the protein MADHNYSRPEMLVETDWLAEHLQDVCIVDCDNREAYRRAHIPGAVTFRGHHYLKEKEGAPHIMGPEQFAETMGGLGIGDDTLVIAYDGFSGLYATRLWWALNYYGHTRAAVLNGGWDAWLAEERPLTNAPARRAAARFSPQVNEELIARWEYIRDSIGQTDRVLLDVRSDGEWSGQNARGTKRGGRIPGAVHLEWLNYVDDQTKKFKPAAELRAMFAEAGITPESQVVTY, from the coding sequence ATGGCAGACCACAACTATAGCCGACCGGAGATGCTGGTCGAGACCGACTGGCTGGCCGAGCATCTCCAAGACGTATGCATCGTCGACTGCGATAACCGTGAGGCCTACCGCCGGGCACATATTCCCGGGGCGGTGACGTTTCGTGGGCACCACTATCTCAAGGAAAAAGAGGGCGCGCCGCATATCATGGGACCCGAACAGTTTGCCGAGACCATGGGCGGGCTGGGGATCGGGGACGACACCCTGGTCATCGCCTATGACGGGTTCAGCGGGCTGTACGCTACCCGTCTGTGGTGGGCGCTCAACTATTATGGTCACACCCGAGCTGCGGTGCTGAACGGCGGTTGGGACGCCTGGCTGGCCGAGGAACGGCCGCTGACCAACGCGCCGGCCAGACGGGCTGCGGCCCGCTTCAGCCCCCAGGTGAATGAGGAGCTGATCGCTCGCTGGGAGTATATCCGGGACTCAATCGGTCAGACCGACCGGGTGCTGCTCGACGTGCGCTCTGACGGCGAGTGGAGCGGGCAGAACGCACGGGGCACAAAGCGGGGGGGACGTATCCCCGGTGCCGTACACCTGGAGTGGCTCAACTATGTTGACGACCAGACCAAGAAGTTCAAACCTGCGGCCGAGCTACGGGCCATGTTTGCCGAGGCTGGCATCACGCCCGAGTCACAAGTCGTCACCTATTGA
- a CDS encoding LLM class flavin-dependent oxidoreductase: MDFGVSFQTHIQRSWKHAMLAEQMGFSHAWFIDSQMLASDVYACLALAAEHTTTIRLGTAVAIAGTRIAPVIAHSIASINQLAPGRLILGLGTGHTAWRAMGMPPARLDDFRHTIEVCRSLLAGRSVDYHERSRTRTVRFFDLEHGYVNVRDPIPIYVAAAAPQALAVAGELGDGIITISVLSADTLRATLAGAAQGQRAVAAGAAWPVVTVGVSCVVRPGEALDSPRVIARVGPRIAVGLHFGYEAVKHGKSAPASMQAFLTPAYRDYLDERWQEIHATHSRFLHPGEEQFITPEVVSTMSLTGTREEIIARIRQLEAAGLSQMVISPPWGYVEESIVEFAQEIIAHY; the protein is encoded by the coding sequence ATGGACTTTGGGGTCAGTTTTCAAACCCATATTCAGCGCAGCTGGAAGCACGCGATGCTGGCCGAGCAGATGGGCTTCTCGCACGCCTGGTTTATCGACAGCCAGATGCTGGCGTCCGACGTGTACGCCTGCCTGGCCCTGGCGGCCGAGCATACCACGACGATCCGCCTGGGCACGGCGGTGGCCATTGCCGGGACGCGGATTGCGCCGGTCATCGCCCACTCGATCGCCAGCATCAACCAGCTGGCGCCCGGCCGCCTCATCCTGGGGCTGGGCACCGGTCACACCGCCTGGCGGGCGATGGGCATGCCGCCGGCCCGACTCGACGACTTCCGCCACACGATCGAGGTATGTCGGAGCCTGCTGGCCGGTCGCAGCGTTGACTATCACGAGCGCAGCCGGACCCGCACGGTGCGCTTTTTTGACCTGGAGCACGGCTATGTCAACGTCCGCGATCCAATCCCCATCTATGTGGCCGCCGCCGCGCCCCAGGCGCTGGCCGTGGCCGGCGAGCTGGGCGATGGTATCATCACCATCAGTGTCTTGTCTGCGGACACGCTGCGCGCCACCCTGGCCGGCGCGGCTCAGGGGCAGCGAGCAGTCGCCGCCGGCGCGGCCTGGCCGGTCGTTACCGTCGGCGTGTCGTGCGTCGTGCGACCCGGCGAGGCTCTGGACAGCCCGCGGGTCATCGCTCGGGTCGGGCCGCGCATCGCGGTCGGTCTGCACTTCGGTTACGAGGCGGTCAAACACGGTAAGTCCGCCCCGGCCTCTATGCAGGCTTTTCTGACCCCGGCCTACCGGGACTATCTGGACGAGCGCTGGCAGGAGATTCACGCTACCCACTCGCGCTTCCTGCATCCCGGCGAAGAGCAGTTCATTACCCCCGAGGTGGTCAGTACGATGAGCCTGACCGGAACGCGGGAGGAGATCATTGCCCGTATCAGGCAGCTTGAGGCGGCCGGGCTGAGCCAGATGGTCATCTCGCCCCCCTGGGGCTATGTCGAGGAGAGTATTGTTGAGTTTGCCCAGGAGATTATCGCCCATTATTAG
- a CDS encoding NAD(P)-dependent oxidoreductase — MAILITGGTGFLGRHLTRHLLQHGERVVIFDAVPNRRAVADVADQIKIIQGDVMEPTALMDAIRSNDVEGIVHLAYYLGTGGMRNPLPSINVNCIGTTNVFEAARLSGLKRVVYMSSVAVYPMRTTLSGPALDEDAPPNPDADNPGGLYGACKLFNEHTAEYYASAYGLEPVGIRPTSVFGEGRGQRRGAAGDHFMVLPELALLGQPVVMPPDEQIADWLYVADAAEVFRLAYQVQNPPHRVFNMSGPSRKTGEITAYLRQILPGAAISVSDKPFVMTSLFNTNRLRDELGFTPRYTVEEGIVAYLNDVRRREGLPLEPR, encoded by the coding sequence ATGGCGATTCTGATTACGGGCGGAACCGGATTTCTGGGCCGCCATCTAACCCGCCACTTGCTGCAGCACGGCGAGCGAGTGGTGATTTTCGACGCGGTGCCCAACCGGCGGGCGGTGGCCGATGTGGCCGATCAGATCAAGATCATCCAGGGCGACGTGATGGAACCGACGGCGCTCATGGATGCCATCCGATCCAACGATGTCGAGGGCATTGTCCATCTGGCCTATTATCTGGGAACCGGAGGAATGCGCAACCCGCTGCCGTCGATCAACGTCAACTGCATCGGCACGACCAACGTCTTTGAGGCGGCCCGCCTGAGCGGTCTCAAGCGGGTGGTGTACATGAGTTCGGTGGCCGTGTATCCGATGCGCACGACGCTGAGCGGCCCGGCCCTCGACGAAGACGCCCCACCCAATCCCGACGCCGATAATCCGGGTGGCCTGTACGGCGCGTGCAAGCTGTTCAATGAGCACACGGCCGAGTATTACGCCAGCGCCTACGGCCTGGAGCCGGTCGGGATTCGGCCAACCTCGGTGTTTGGTGAGGGGCGCGGCCAGCGCCGTGGCGCGGCCGGGGATCACTTCATGGTCCTGCCCGAGCTGGCCCTGCTCGGCCAGCCGGTCGTCATGCCGCCCGACGAACAGATTGCGGACTGGCTGTATGTGGCGGACGCCGCTGAGGTCTTCCGGCTGGCCTACCAGGTTCAGAACCCTCCTCACCGTGTCTTCAATATGAGCGGGCCGAGCCGCAAAACGGGCGAGATCACCGCCTATCTGCGCCAGATCCTGCCCGGCGCCGCTATCTCGGTCAGCGACAAACCGTTTGTGATGACTTCGCTGTTCAACACCAACCGGCTGCGCGACGAGTTGGGCTTTACGCCCCGCTATACGGTCGAGGAGGGGATTGTCGCCTATCTGAACGATGTCCGCCGGCGCGAGGGTCTGCCCCTGGAGCCGCGCTAG